The following coding sequences are from one Triticum dicoccoides isolate Atlit2015 ecotype Zavitan chromosome 4A, WEW_v2.0, whole genome shotgun sequence window:
- the LOC119288956 gene encoding two-component response regulator-like APRR7, with protein sequence MYHWSTSSSAPCYSNSGSGGGNGPLLPSMASSSYGDLLMLQEQQQQHYYSQSMQRVMSAGDLQALPGPGPGPAPVGRYSAEERRERIEKYRTKRNQRNFQKKITYACRKTLADSRPRVKGRFARNVDDDAAADQPEDPTTTTTTADVSLLNDAGSSSSMPPEWWPAMQGALAVEDDELIASYLAVSSINLY encoded by the exons ATGTATCACTGGAGCACATCGTCTTCAGCTCCTTGTTATAGcaacagcggcagcggcggcggcaatgGTCCCTTGCTCCCCTCCATGGCGTCCAGCAGCTACGGTGATCTGCTGATGTtgcaagagcagcagcagcagcactacTACTCCCAGTCGATGCAGCGTGTGATGAGCGCCGGAGACCTGCAAGCTCTGCCGGGGCCGGGGCCGGGGCCGGCTCCGGTGGGGCGGTACAGCGCGGAGGAGCGGCGGGAGCGCATCGAGAAGTACCGCACCAAGCGCAACCAACGCAACTTCCAGAAGAAGATCACG TACGCTTGCCGGAAGACGCTCGCGGACAGCCGGCCGAGGGTGAAGGGCCGCTTCGCGCGCAACGTCGACGACGACGCAGCAGCAGATCAGCCGGAGGATCCGACGACGACCACGACGACGGCGGACGTGTCTCTGCTCAACGacgccggcagcagcagcagcatgccgcCGGAGTGGTGGCCGGCAATGCAGGGCGCGCTGGCCGTGGAGGACGACGAGCTCATCGCCTCCTACCTTGCCGTCTCCTCCATCAACCTCTACTAG